Proteins encoded together in one Arvicanthis niloticus isolate mArvNil1 chromosome 7, mArvNil1.pat.X, whole genome shotgun sequence window:
- the Pik3ip1 gene encoding phosphoinositide-3-kinase-interacting protein 1 isoform X2, which translates to MLLAWVHTFLLSNMLLAGAYGSGGCFWDNGHLYREDQPSPAPGLRCLNWLAAQGSGESLAEPSPGNHNYCRNPDQDPRGPWCYISSETGGPEKRPCEDVRCPETTSQAPPLSSTTELEEKAGAPGDKEAQVFPPANALPARSEAAEVQPVIGISQRVRMNSKEKKDLGTLGYVLGITMMVIIIAIGVGIVLGYTYKRYEFQPQGPAIFL; encoded by the exons ATGCTGTTGGCTTGGGTGCACACATTTCTTCTCAGCAACATGCTTCTGGCAGGAGCCTATGGATCTGGAG gctgcttctgggacaaCGGCCACCTGTACCGGGAGGACCAGCCCTCGCCCGCGCCGGGTCTCCGCTGCCTTAACTGGTTGGCCGCGCAAGGCAGCGGCGAGTCGCTCGCCGAGCCCA GCCCCGGCAACCACAACTACTGCCGGAACCCGGACCAGGACCCGCGCGGGCCCTGGTGCTACATCAGCAGCGAGACCGGCGGCCCTGAAAAGCGGCCCTGCGAGGACGTGCGTTGCCCAG AGACCACTTCCCAAGCACCACCTCTATCCTCTACAACGGAGCTGGAAGAGAAGGCTGGTGCACCAGGTGACAAAGAGGCACAGGTGTTCCCTCCTGCTAATGCCCTGCCAGCCAGGAGTGAGGCAGCAGAGGTGCAGCCAGTGATCGGGATCAGTCAGCGTGTCAGAATGAACTCCAAGGAAAAAAAAGACCTGGGAACTCTGG GCTATGTGCTGGGCATTACTATGATGGTGATCATCATCGCTATTGGAGTTGGCATCGTCTTGGGCTACACTTACAAGAG GTATGAGTTCCAGCCCCAAGGACCAGCGATATTTCTCTGA